A genomic window from Erythrobacter sp. BLCC-B19 includes:
- a CDS encoding phosphoribosylanthranilate isomerase, whose translation MAGTLVKICGLKTPETLAAAVQAGASHVGFVHFAKSPRHLALDEAAALRRQVPDHVKAVVLLVNPDTALLAEVVRTVAPDVVQFHGAETPETLARFRTETGIEAWRALAVKDAESLSGVAVFRGAADRVLLDAPATALPGGNGTAFDWHLLAGWHAPLAWGLAGGLTPANVADAIRLTGAPLVDTSSGVERGPGIKDVDKIAAFCKASRL comes from the coding sequence ATGGCTGGAACGCTCGTCAAGATCTGCGGGTTGAAGACCCCCGAAACCCTCGCCGCCGCCGTGCAGGCGGGGGCGAGCCATGTCGGCTTTGTGCATTTCGCCAAAAGCCCGCGCCACCTTGCCCTCGATGAAGCGGCGGCGCTGCGGCGGCAAGTGCCCGATCACGTCAAGGCGGTGGTGCTGCTGGTGAACCCCGATACGGCGCTGCTGGCCGAGGTCGTGCGCACCGTCGCGCCCGATGTGGTGCAGTTCCACGGCGCGGAAACGCCCGAGACCCTCGCCCGCTTCCGCACCGAAACCGGCATCGAAGCATGGCGCGCGCTGGCGGTGAAGGATGCGGAAAGCCTCTCCGGCGTCGCCGTCTTTAGGGGCGCGGCGGACCGCGTGTTGCTCGATGCCCCCGCGACCGCCCTCCCCGGCGGCAATGGCACGGCCTTCGATTGGCACCTGCTGGCAGGCTGGCACGCCCCGCTCGCCTGGGGTCTGGCGGGCGGGCTCACCCCGGCCAATGTCGCCGATGCCATCCGCCTGACCGGTGCGCCGCTGGTGGACACATCCAGCGGGGTCGAGCGCGGCCCCGGCATCAAGGACGTGGACAAGATCGCCGCCTTCTGCAAAGCGAGCCGCCTATGA
- a CDS encoding bleomycin resistance protein, whose product MADTATPNLPARDFTATASFYARLGFEEDFRNHGWMILSRGDLTLEFFPYPDLDPFQSSFSCCLRLDDLAAMMAQVEAGGVPDARHGIPRYHPAAPDPSGLTIAYLIDPDGTLLRLIQND is encoded by the coding sequence GTGGCGGATACGGCGACCCCAAACCTGCCCGCGCGCGATTTCACGGCGACTGCCTCGTTCTATGCCCGGCTGGGGTTTGAGGAGGATTTCCGCAACCACGGCTGGATGATCCTCTCGCGCGGCGATCTGACGCTCGAATTCTTTCCCTATCCCGATCTCGACCCTTTCCAGTCGTCCTTCAGCTGCTGCCTCAGGCTCGATGATCTGGCCGCGATGATGGCGCAGGTGGAAGCCGGCGGCGTGCCCGATGCGCGCCACGGCATCCCGCGCTATCACCCCGCCGCGCCCGATCCGAGCGGGCTGACCATCGCCTATCTGATCGACCCCGACGGCACGCTGCTGCGCCTTATCCAGAACGACTGA
- the pyrF gene encoding orotidine-5'-phosphate decarboxylase, producing MSNPVYLALDVPQLEPAKALVSKVKAHIGGVKLGLEFFCAHGAHGVHEIAHLGLPIFLDLKFHDIPNTVASAMQAIHVYQPAIVTVHASGGRAMMEDAKAAAAEGCKVVAVTMLTSMDASDLTATGVYGSAETQVMRLAELAHAAGLDGIVCSGQEVGMVRKAWKDGFFVVPGLRPAGNGTGDQKRVVTPRQARDNGASVLVIGRPISRAEDPAAAARAIEATL from the coding sequence ATGAGCAATCCGGTCTACCTTGCGCTGGATGTGCCGCAGCTTGAACCGGCCAAAGCGCTGGTTAGCAAGGTTAAGGCGCATATTGGCGGGGTGAAGCTGGGCCTTGAATTCTTCTGTGCCCACGGCGCGCATGGCGTGCACGAGATCGCGCATCTTGGCCTGCCGATCTTCCTTGACTTGAAGTTCCACGACATCCCCAACACCGTCGCCTCGGCGATGCAGGCGATCCACGTCTATCAGCCGGCGATCGTCACCGTCCACGCCAGCGGCGGGCGTGCGATGATGGAGGATGCCAAGGCCGCTGCGGCCGAGGGGTGCAAGGTGGTGGCGGTAACGATGCTGACCAGCATGGATGCAAGCGACCTCACCGCCACCGGCGTCTATGGCAGCGCCGAGACGCAGGTAATGCGCCTTGCCGAACTCGCCCATGCGGCGGGATTGGACGGGATCGTGTGTTCCGGGCAGGAAGTGGGAATGGTCAGGAAGGCATGGAAGGACGGCTTCTTCGTCGTCCCCGGCCTGCGCCCCGCAGGGAACGGCACCGGCGACCAGAAGCGTGTCGTCACGCCCCGGCAGGCGCGCGACAACGGCGCGAGCGTCCTCGTCATCGGCCGCCCGATCAGCCGCGCGGAAGACCCGGCGGCGGCGGCACGGGCGATCGAGGCGACGCTGTAG
- a CDS encoding YdbL family protein — protein MMHKTALGGFAALAAISVLVAPAVAQQRDPAYAAARAAGQVGEQPDGYLGIVGAPTPALQRLVDDINIKRRATYAERAKEKKQTLEAYAFTAGCTLIDRTEPGEKYRAPDGSWETRTAAAPTKDSRCP, from the coding sequence ATGATGCACAAGACAGCACTTGGCGGGTTTGCAGCGCTTGCCGCGATCAGCGTGCTGGTGGCGCCTGCCGTCGCCCAGCAGCGCGACCCGGCCTATGCCGCCGCGCGTGCAGCAGGCCAGGTGGGCGAGCAGCCGGACGGCTATCTTGGCATCGTCGGCGCGCCGACCCCGGCGTTGCAGCGGCTGGTGGACGACATCAACATCAAGCGCCGCGCGACCTATGCCGAACGCGCCAAGGAAAAGAAGCAGACGCTCGAAGCCTATGCTTTCACGGCCGGCTGCACGCTGATCGACCGCACCGAGCCGGGCGAAAAGTATCGCGCGCCCGATGGCAGCTGGGAAACCCGCACCGCCGCCGCACCGACCAAGGACTCGCGTTGTCCTTAA
- a CDS encoding GNAT family N-acetyltransferase — MTETIAITPASAADAPALKDLLEAAYRGDSARQGWNHEADILDDERTSREELDALLADPAVTILTARDAGTLIGCVAVTRKDARLAYLGMLCVLPTLQSAGLGRRLLDAAEDCARAEGIAAMEMTVIDSRASLIAWYERRGYARTGETRPFPVPRDPPITFVVLEKPL, encoded by the coding sequence ATGACCGAAACCATCGCAATCACGCCCGCCTCCGCCGCAGATGCGCCGGCCCTCAAAGACCTGCTCGAAGCCGCCTATCGCGGCGATTCGGCGCGGCAGGGGTGGAACCATGAGGCCGACATCCTCGACGATGAACGCACCAGCCGCGAGGAACTGGACGCGCTGCTCGCCGATCCGGCGGTGACGATCCTGACCGCGCGGGATGCCGGCACGCTGATCGGCTGCGTCGCGGTGACACGCAAGGATGCGCGCCTCGCCTATCTCGGGATGCTATGCGTCCTGCCGACCCTGCAATCGGCGGGCCTTGGACGGCGGCTGCTCGACGCCGCCGAAGACTGCGCCCGCGCCGAGGGCATTGCCGCGATGGAAATGACCGTGATCGACAGCCGCGCCAGCCTGATCGCGTGGTACGAACGGCGCGGCTATGCCCGCACCGGCGAAACGCGCCCCTTTCCGGTGCCGCGCGATCCGCCGATCACCTTCGTGGTGCTGGAAAAGCCCCTTTAA
- the radC gene encoding RadC family protein, translating into MPEAEDSFDFLDSAAPDWDAGKAAGDGHRARLRARLLTGGAEALADYEVLEYLLYAAIPRGNTKPIAKTLLAQYGSLAGVLNADPKALQRVKGVGENSAAALKAVALAARRMARGEIMGKPLLGSWQALIDYLTTDMAHLTVERVRVLYLDTKNRLIEDHHVGDGSIDEAAIHPREVIRRAMDVGASAMILVHNHPSGSPEPSRADIQITQRIAEAGRHMGVTVHDHVIIGREGHTSLRAKGLI; encoded by the coding sequence TTGCCGGAAGCTGAAGATAGTTTCGATTTTCTCGATTCCGCGGCGCCCGATTGGGATGCGGGCAAAGCCGCAGGCGACGGGCACCGCGCCCGGCTGCGTGCGCGGCTACTGACCGGTGGAGCCGAGGCGCTGGCCGATTACGAGGTCCTCGAATACCTCCTCTACGCGGCGATCCCGCGCGGCAACACCAAGCCGATCGCCAAGACGCTGCTGGCGCAGTACGGCAGCCTTGCCGGCGTGCTCAACGCCGATCCCAAGGCGCTGCAGCGGGTCAAGGGCGTGGGCGAAAACTCGGCAGCGGCGCTCAAAGCGGTCGCGCTCGCGGCCCGGCGGATGGCGCGGGGCGAGATCATGGGCAAGCCGCTGCTCGGCAGCTGGCAGGCGCTGATCGACTATCTCACGACCGACATGGCCCATCTGACAGTCGAGCGCGTGAGGGTGCTCTATCTCGATACGAAAAACCGCCTGATCGAGGATCATCATGTCGGCGATGGCAGCATCGATGAAGCCGCGATCCACCCGCGCGAAGTGATCCGCCGGGCGATGGATGTCGGGGCGTCGGCGATGATTCTTGTCCATAACCATCCATCGGGCTCGCCTGAACCAAGCCGCGCCGATATCCAGATCACCCAGCGCATCGCCGAGGCCGGACGGCACATGGGCGTGACCGTCCACGATCATGTCATCATCGGACGCGAGGGACACACGAGCCTGCGGGCAAAAGGGCTTATCTGA
- a CDS encoding acyltransferase family protein, whose amino-acid sequence MNAGHGPGHPGGTGYRAEIDGLRALAVGGVVAHHTDLGIVPGGFTGVDVFFVISGYLITGIIAGEMAAGTFSQWRFLERRIRRIVPALAAMLWVTALAGWAILIPEDFLPFSKSLTASALFVSNILFSGDRGYFDSLDGMLPLLHTWTLGVEEQYYLIFPLVLIACHKWRKQAMLPAVYALGLVSFALALLLSGPWPEGAFFLLPTRFWEFALGAGAALLPLRPAPRGSLAFAGLALIAAGYAVIGPETPAPGAMFLLPTIGTVLVILFAAPTNAAGRVLAWRPFVWLGLVSFGTYLWHQPLLVLAQYLWFGPLPLLAVIGLVAASIGFGAASYHLIEQPVRSKRLLGSRKALLLVCAAALAVPSAAGVAGHFGLLRPATWAEAERLGALRPAVHDFPQIIPPSGPIPFVLFGDSHAAQYHDAMTERFGAGALFSLSACLAVPGISDMTAHDPAYQACRAMPARLAALVRARQIKTVVWAQIWDRDLYANGALTPIPPAERLRSLEQGMLALADQLPQGTRIVLIGNVPTAWALAEEHGKGPLRCLAYRNITCPDGGPEANRQGIAINAQLRDLAARDPRFAYVDAAAVLCRQGRCLVMQDGRLNYWDTHHLTLAGARRVVATLPTLPPNLP is encoded by the coding sequence ATGAATGCAGGCCACGGCCCGGGGCATCCGGGCGGCACCGGCTACCGGGCGGAAATCGACGGATTGCGCGCGCTGGCTGTGGGCGGCGTGGTCGCACACCATACCGATCTCGGGATCGTGCCGGGCGGGTTCACCGGCGTCGACGTCTTCTTTGTCATTTCGGGTTATCTCATCACCGGGATCATTGCCGGCGAGATGGCGGCGGGCACTTTCAGCCAGTGGCGCTTTCTCGAGCGGCGAATCCGCCGCATCGTTCCGGCGCTCGCCGCGATGCTGTGGGTCACCGCGCTCGCTGGCTGGGCAATCCTGATCCCGGAAGATTTCCTCCCCTTCTCCAAGAGCCTCACCGCCTCGGCGTTGTTCGTCTCGAACATCCTGTTTTCAGGTGATCGGGGATATTTCGATTCGCTCGACGGAATGCTGCCCCTGCTCCACACTTGGACGCTGGGGGTGGAGGAGCAATACTACCTGATCTTTCCGCTGGTGCTGATCGCGTGCCACAAGTGGCGCAAGCAGGCGATGCTGCCGGCGGTCTATGCCCTCGGGCTCGTTAGCTTTGCGCTGGCGCTGCTCCTGAGCGGGCCGTGGCCGGAGGGCGCGTTCTTTCTGCTGCCGACGCGCTTTTGGGAGTTCGCGCTGGGCGCAGGCGCCGCGCTGCTGCCGCTGCGTCCGGCCCCGCGCGGATCGCTGGCCTTTGCCGGGTTGGCGCTGATCGCGGCAGGCTATGCGGTGATCGGCCCCGAGACACCGGCGCCGGGCGCGATGTTCCTGTTGCCGACCATCGGGACGGTGCTGGTGATCCTGTTCGCTGCCCCGACCAATGCCGCCGGGCGCGTGCTGGCGTGGCGGCCCTTCGTGTGGCTCGGGCTTGTCAGCTTCGGAACTTATCTGTGGCACCAGCCGCTACTGGTGCTGGCGCAGTATCTCTGGTTCGGCCCGCTGCCGCTGCTGGCGGTGATCGGACTTGTCGCAGCCTCGATCGGGTTTGGCGCTGCTTCCTATCATCTGATCGAACAGCCGGTGCGCTCCAAGCGCCTGCTGGGATCGCGCAAGGCCTTGCTGCTGGTGTGTGCAGCAGCGCTCGCCGTGCCTTCGGCGGCCGGGGTTGCCGGACATTTTGGCCTGCTGCGCCCCGCGACATGGGCCGAGGCGGAACGGCTTGGCGCCTTGCGGCCCGCTGTGCACGATTTCCCCCAGATCATTCCGCCCAGCGGCCCGATCCCCTTCGTGCTGTTTGGCGACAGCCATGCCGCGCAATATCACGATGCGATGACCGAACGCTTCGGCGCAGGCGCGTTGTTCTCGCTTTCCGCCTGCCTCGCCGTGCCCGGCATCAGCGACATGACGGCCCATGACCCGGCCTATCAGGCGTGCCGCGCCATGCCGGCCCGCCTTGCCGCGCTTGTGCGCGCGCGCCAGATCAAGACCGTGGTCTGGGCGCAGATCTGGGATCGGGATCTATACGCGAATGGCGCCCTGACACCGATCCCGCCTGCCGAGCGCCTGCGCAGTCTGGAACAGGGGATGCTGGCGCTTGCCGACCAGCTGCCGCAGGGCACCCGGATCGTTCTGATCGGCAATGTCCCGACCGCCTGGGCATTGGCCGAAGAACACGGGAAAGGCCCGCTGCGGTGCCTCGCCTACCGCAATATCACCTGCCCGGATGGCGGGCCCGAGGCCAACCGGCAGGGCATCGCGATCAATGCACAGCTGCGCGATCTGGCTGCGCGCGACCCACGGTTTGCCTATGTGGATGCGGCCGCAGTGCTATGCCGGCAAGGGCGCTGCCTCGTGATGCAGGACGGACGCCTCAACTACTGGGACACGCACCATCTCACACTGGCGGGCGCGCGGCGGGTGGTGGCCACCCTGCCGACCCTCCCCCCAAACTTGCCTTGA
- the purB gene encoding adenylosuccinate lyase, with the protein MVPRYARPQMTALWEPEAKYRIWFEIEAHATQKLADLGVVPPSAAKALWDWWATNPAIDVAAIDAIEAVTKHDVIAFLDWVAREVGEEARFMHQGMTSSDVLDTTLSVQLARASDILLADLDALLAAIKTRAEEHKYTPTIGRSHGIHAEPVTFGLKLAEAYAEFTRCRARLVAARAEIATCAISGAVGTFANVDPAVEAYVAEQLGLEIEPVSTQVIPRDRHAMYFATLGVIASSIERLAVEIRHLQRTEVLEAEEYFSPGQKGSSAMPHKRNPILTENLTGLARVVRAAVTPALENVALWHERDISHSSVERYIGPDATITLDFALARLTGVVEKLLVYPARMEKNMNRMGGLIHSQRVLLALTQAGLTRDESYRLVQRNAMKVWESDGALSLLDLLKADADVAAALTPEQLEEKFDLAYHFKHVDTIFARVFG; encoded by the coding sequence ATGGTCCCCCGCTACGCCCGCCCGCAAATGACCGCTCTGTGGGAGCCGGAAGCGAAGTATCGCATCTGGTTCGAGATCGAAGCGCACGCCACGCAGAAGCTCGCCGATCTCGGCGTTGTGCCGCCCTCGGCTGCCAAGGCGCTGTGGGACTGGTGGGCGACCAATCCGGCGATTGATGTCGCCGCGATCGACGCCATCGAAGCCGTGACCAAGCATGATGTGATCGCCTTCCTCGATTGGGTGGCGCGCGAAGTGGGCGAGGAAGCGCGCTTCATGCATCAGGGCATGACCTCCTCGGACGTGCTCGACACGACGCTCTCGGTGCAGCTGGCTCGGGCGAGCGACATTCTGCTTGCCGATCTCGACGCGCTGCTCGCGGCGATCAAGACCCGCGCCGAGGAACACAAATACACGCCGACGATTGGCCGCAGCCACGGCATCCATGCCGAGCCGGTGACCTTCGGCCTGAAGCTCGCCGAAGCCTATGCCGAATTCACCCGTTGCCGCGCGCGGCTGGTCGCTGCGCGGGCCGAGATTGCCACCTGCGCGATCTCGGGCGCGGTCGGGACGTTTGCCAATGTCGATCCTGCGGTCGAGGCTTACGTGGCCGAGCAGCTGGGACTGGAGATCGAACCCGTCTCCACCCAGGTCATCCCGCGTGATCGGCACGCGATGTACTTTGCGACGCTGGGCGTGATCGCCAGTTCGATCGAGCGCCTCGCCGTCGAAATCCGTCACCTGCAACGCACCGAAGTGCTCGAGGCCGAGGAGTATTTCTCCCCCGGCCAGAAGGGCTCTTCGGCGATGCCGCACAAGCGCAACCCGATCCTCACCGAGAACCTCACCGGCCTCGCCCGCGTTGTCCGTGCGGCGGTCACCCCGGCGCTGGAGAACGTGGCGCTGTGGCATGAGCGCGACATCTCGCACTCCTCGGTCGAGCGCTATATCGGCCCGGATGCGACCATCACCCTCGATTTCGCCCTCGCCCGCCTGACAGGCGTGGTCGAGAAGCTGCTGGTCTACCCGGCGCGCATGGAAAAGAACATGAACCGCATGGGCGGCCTCATTCATTCCCAGCGCGTGCTGCTGGCGCTGACGCAGGCAGGCCTCACTCGCGACGAGAGCTACCGGCTGGTGCAGCGCAATGCGATGAAGGTGTGGGAGTCGGATGGCGCGCTGTCGCTGCTCGATCTGCTCAAGGCCGACGCGGACGTTGCTGCCGCGCTGACGCCCGAACAGCTCGAAGAAAAGTTCGACCTTGCCTACCACTTCAAGCACGTCGACACGATTTTCGCGCGGGTTTTTGGCTGA
- a CDS encoding YnbE family lipoprotein: MKAFAALTGLAAMLAGCINIQAPDKPIVIQLDINIRADVVLALAEDAANTIEDNPDIF; encoded by the coding sequence GTGAAGGCATTTGCCGCGTTGACGGGGCTGGCCGCGATGCTTGCAGGGTGCATCAATATCCAGGCGCCCGACAAGCCGATCGTGATCCAGCTCGACATCAACATCAGGGCCGACGTGGTGTTGGCTCTGGCGGAAGATGCGGCGAACACGATTGAGGACAACCCGGACATCTTCTGA
- a CDS encoding LapA family protein: MKILRTILWVLAALGFLIFAFYNWNRVELKLWQNLVLETPLPALVLLVFALGFVPMWGVHRSVLWRQNRRIRALENSLKNTAYTRERDATPAAAPTVDSSVEKPGTASGEPADIFSPSDAGHDGSSGK; encoded by the coding sequence GTGAAGATCCTTCGCACCATCCTGTGGGTTCTGGCGGCGCTCGGCTTCCTGATTTTCGCCTTCTACAACTGGAACCGGGTCGAGCTGAAGCTGTGGCAGAACCTCGTGCTGGAAACCCCCCTGCCCGCGCTGGTGCTGCTGGTGTTCGCGCTCGGTTTCGTGCCGATGTGGGGGGTGCATCGCAGCGTGTTGTGGCGGCAGAACCGGCGCATCCGCGCGCTGGAGAACTCGCTCAAGAACACCGCCTACACCCGTGAGCGTGACGCGACCCCAGCGGCGGCGCCGACCGTGGACAGCTCTGTGGAAAAACCGGGCACAGCGAGCGGAGAACCAGCGGACATCTTCAGCCCGTCGGACGCGGGCCATGACGGGAGCAGTGGGAAATGA
- a CDS encoding intermembrane phospholipid transport protein YdbH family protein: protein MPQADAQDMDEPQDGKQQGSSPRRWRGRLALGLAGAAVLGGGVAWLNRERIAENVIDDYLAEKGVAARYDIVSLTPRTQVVENLVIGDPARPDLTVKRMVVELGVGWAGPEVRKITVEGARLFASARGGTFTLGALDPLVFTGAAGPPALPALNVALVDARALVESDYGRIGVKLDGAGRLDDGFAGTLAASAPGLGMPGCATQSATLYGKLTSDDGAPRIAGPLRLAGVDCGGATLAKVDIGTLLSVKRDFSAAEADLTLAGAGAAFAANTGAELEGTAQVTWTPERLALGHDLTLLDVATPQGRLARLRAQGDWRGSADLASGQWEGTLRGSALKPAPGLTASLAAAERGAQGTLVAPLIAKARGGLARALDGADFRADAQLKRKGDSLALVIPEAGIMSRSGERVLALSRASASIGQQGVSGLGGSILIGGAGLPDINGRIEQQRGGGWALRMAMADYAAGGDRMAIPRLTLRGTPGGAMAFDGLITASGALPGGGVSELTMPLEGTWSETRGLAVGTRCTPIRFARLALSGLSLDSRELNLCPEGGAPILVWNNSLRLAARTGPLDLAGTLGESPALLTAAGAVLRYPQPFSVEGLSATIGTGSSEVRLRAANLSGSFGSRIEGSFDGGAARLAAVPLDLDSIAGRWAYAGGALQVGEADFTLTDRPAEGAARFSPLSGRGSSLTLADGRINAEARLSHPASGRAVATATITHDLAAATGSARLAVPGLVFDKGFQPEDLSYLAKGVIAFADGTIRGNGRIDWNGETITSSGTFGSDGFDFAAAFGPVRGVKGDVVFTDLLNLTTAPDQRLTIAAINPGVEVLAGTVQFELKDGTLLALEDARFPFMGGKLEMRPLVMDFGKPEERRYVFEITGLDAATFVAEMELSNISATGVFDGTVPIVFDANGNGRIEGGLLIARPGGGNVAYLGELSYENLGTMGNFAFAALRSLDYRQMSVTLDGDLAGEIITSFNFDGIRQGAGTSQNFVTRRLAKLPIQFRINVRSESFSQLAMIARGLSDPATWLDLFEDSQVREQVDRLKAARQSGPKATPSAPVSTFQSQR from the coding sequence ATGCCGCAAGCGGACGCGCAGGATATGGACGAGCCGCAGGACGGCAAGCAGCAGGGCAGCAGCCCGCGCCGCTGGCGCGGCCGCCTTGCGCTGGGCCTTGCCGGAGCAGCCGTGCTGGGCGGCGGCGTGGCATGGCTGAACCGCGAGCGAATCGCTGAAAACGTGATCGACGATTACCTCGCCGAAAAGGGCGTCGCGGCGCGGTACGACATCGTCAGCCTCACGCCGCGCACGCAGGTGGTCGAAAATCTGGTGATCGGCGATCCGGCACGCCCCGACCTGACAGTGAAGCGCATGGTGGTCGAGCTCGGTGTCGGATGGGCCGGGCCCGAGGTGCGCAAGATCACGGTGGAAGGCGCCCGGCTCTTCGCCAGTGCGAGGGGCGGGACCTTTACTCTGGGCGCGCTCGATCCGCTGGTGTTCACCGGAGCGGCCGGGCCGCCAGCGCTGCCAGCGCTCAACGTGGCGCTGGTCGATGCACGCGCGCTGGTGGAAAGCGATTACGGGCGGATCGGGGTCAAACTCGACGGGGCAGGGCGGCTGGATGATGGCTTTGCCGGAACCCTTGCCGCGAGCGCGCCGGGGCTGGGGATGCCGGGCTGTGCGACGCAAAGCGCGACGCTCTATGGCAAGCTGACCAGTGACGATGGTGCCCCCCGGATCGCCGGGCCGCTGCGGCTGGCAGGAGTGGACTGCGGCGGGGCCACGCTCGCCAAGGTCGATATCGGCACCTTGCTGTCGGTGAAGCGCGATTTCTCGGCGGCGGAGGCCGATCTGACACTGGCAGGCGCGGGCGCCGCCTTTGCCGCCAACACCGGTGCTGAACTGGAGGGCACGGCGCAGGTTACCTGGACGCCCGAGCGCCTCGCGCTGGGGCACGACCTCACCTTGCTGGATGTCGCAACGCCGCAGGGGCGGCTCGCGCGGCTGCGCGCACAGGGCGATTGGCGCGGATCGGCTGACCTTGCCAGCGGGCAGTGGGAAGGCACGCTCAGGGGAAGCGCGCTCAAGCCCGCACCGGGCCTGACCGCCAGCCTCGCCGCGGCCGAGCGCGGGGCGCAGGGCACGCTTGTCGCGCCGCTGATCGCCAAGGCGCGCGGCGGATTGGCGCGCGCGCTCGACGGCGCTGATTTCCGCGCCGACGCCCAGCTGAAGCGCAAAGGCGATTCGCTGGCGCTGGTGATCCCCGAAGCGGGCATAATGTCCCGCAGCGGCGAGCGCGTGCTGGCGCTGTCACGGGCCAGTGCGAGCATCGGTCAACAGGGCGTCTCGGGTCTCGGCGGCAGCATCCTCATCGGCGGCGCGGGGCTGCCTGACATCAATGGCCGGATCGAGCAGCAGCGCGGCGGCGGCTGGGCGCTGCGCATGGCGATGGCGGACTACGCGGCCGGGGGTGACCGCATGGCGATCCCGCGTCTGACCCTGCGCGGCACGCCCGGCGGGGCGATGGCATTTGACGGGCTGATAACCGCCAGCGGCGCGCTTCCCGGCGGCGGGGTGAGTGAATTGACGATGCCGCTGGAAGGCACGTGGTCGGAAACGCGCGGGCTCGCAGTCGGGACGCGCTGCACCCCGATCAGGTTCGCCCGTCTTGCGCTGTCGGGCCTGTCGCTCGATTCCCGCGAGCTCAATCTGTGCCCCGAAGGCGGCGCGCCAATCCTTGTCTGGAACAACAGCCTGCGCCTTGCCGCGCGCACCGGGCCGCTCGATCTGGCAGGGACACTGGGCGAAAGCCCGGCCCTGCTGACCGCGGCGGGCGCAGTGCTGCGCTATCCCCAGCCGTTCAGCGTGGAAGGCCTCTCCGCCACCATCGGCACGGGCAGCAGCGAGGTGCGTCTGCGCGCGGCCAATCTCTCCGGCAGCTTCGGCAGCAGGATCGAGGGCAGCTTCGATGGCGGCGCGGCGCGGCTGGCGGCGGTGCCGCTCGATCTCGACAGCATCGCCGGGCGCTGGGCCTATGCGGGCGGCGCCTTGCAGGTTGGCGAGGCGGATTTCACGCTGACCGACCGGCCCGCCGAGGGTGCGGCGCGCTTTTCGCCGCTGTCGGGCCGGGGCAGCAGCCTCACGCTTGCCGATGGCCGCATCAATGCCGAGGCGCGCCTGTCGCATCCCGCCTCAGGCCGCGCGGTGGCGACGGCCACGATCACGCATGATCTCGCCGCCGCCACCGGCTCGGCCCGGCTGGCCGTGCCCGGTCTGGTGTTCGACAAGGGCTTCCAGCCTGAAGACCTGTCCTATCTTGCCAAGGGCGTGATCGCCTTTGCCGATGGCACCATTCGCGGCAACGGGCGGATCGACTGGAACGGCGAGACCATCACCAGCAGCGGCACTTTCGGGTCGGACGGGTTCGATTTTGCCGCCGCCTTCGGCCCGGTGCGCGGGGTCAAGGGCGATGTCGTCTTCACCGATCTCCTGAACCTCACCACCGCCCCCGATCAGCGGCTCACCATCGCTGCCATCAACCCCGGGGTCGAGGTGCTGGCGGGGACAGTGCAGTTCGAGCTGAAGGACGGCACGCTCCTCGCGCTCGAGGATGCACGTTTCCCCTTCATGGGCGGCAAGCTCGAAATGCGCCCGCTGGTGATGGACTTCGGCAAGCCGGAGGAACGCCGCTACGTGTTCGAGATTACCGGGCTCGATGCGGCAACCTTTGTGGCGGAAATGGAGCTGTCGAACATTTCCGCCACCGGTGTGTTCGACGGCACCGTGCCGATCGTGTTCGATGCCAATGGCAACGGCCGGATCGAAGGCGGGCTGCTGATCGCGCGGCCCGGCGGGGGGAATGTCGCCTATCTGGGCGAACTCAGCTACGAAAACCTCGGCACGATGGGCAACTTCGCCTTTGCGGCGCTGCGTTCGCTCGATTACCGCCAGATGAGCGTCACGCTCGATGGCGATCTGGCAGGCGAGATCATCACCAGTTTCAATTTCGACGGCATCCGGCAGGGTGCGGGCACGAGTCAGAATTTCGTCACCCGCCGCCTCGCCAAATTGCCGATCCAGTTCCGCATCAATGTGCGTTCCGAAAGCTTCAGCCAGCTGGCAATGATCGCGCGCGGCCTGTCTGATCCTGCCACCTGGCTTGACCTGTTCGAGGACAGTCAGGTGCGCGAGCAGGTCGATCGGCTCAAGGCGGCGCGGCAGAGTGGGCCGAAGGCCACGCCGTCCGCTCCCGTCTCCACATTTCAGTCGCAGCGCTGA
- a CDS encoding AtpZ/AtpI family protein — translation MSDEKPAREPIHEDARIDALEARLKAAREREEQRNRPQVKGVDANYRSGNRALANLLGGIIGGLVIGFAIDALLGIAPWGLLTGLFLGTVSAFRSIILSANTRPADGGEGKDGEG, via the coding sequence ATGAGCGACGAGAAACCCGCCCGAGAACCCATTCACGAGGATGCGCGGATCGACGCGCTCGAAGCGCGGCTCAAGGCCGCACGCGAGCGCGAAGAGCAACGCAACCGGCCGCAGGTGAAGGGTGTCGATGCGAATTATCGCAGCGGCAACCGTGCCTTGGCCAATCTTCTGGGCGGGATCATCGGTGGCTTGGTGATCGGCTTTGCGATCGACGCATTGCTCGGCATCGCGCCCTGGGGTCTGTTGACCGGTCTGTTCCTCGGGACGGTATCGGCCTTCAGGAGCATTATTCTGAGCGCGAATACGCGCCCCGCGGACGGCGGTGAGGGCAAGGACGGTGAAGGCTAG